GGCCTGTGCGGCCAGCACGTCCTGGTATTCGCTGGCGCCGCGCGGGCCCTGCTGGGCGGCGCGGCGGAAGGCCTGGCCGTAGCCGGTGCCGGCGCGGAAGTTCAGCGCCAGCACCACGAAACCGCGGCTGGCCAGCCATTGGTTGCTGGCGTAGTCGTTGTAGTAGTAGCTGCTGTAGTGCCAGCCCGGCAGCATCTGCCGGATCGGCCCGCCGTGCACGTAGATCAGCGCCGGGCGCTTGCCCTTGAACGCAGCCGGCGGGTGGAACACGGTGGCGTGCGCGACCACGCCGTCGGCCGCGCGCAGGGTGATGGTCTCCGGCTCCACCAGCTGCGCCGTCGGGAAGGCGGCCGGCAGTTGCGCGGGGAAGATGCGCCGCGGTTCGCCGCCGGCGATGGGCATGACCGCGATCGCGGTCGGCCGGCGCGCGTCGGCGTGGCGGAAGGCCAGCCAGGGCGCGCCCACCAGCGGCAGCGGATCGGTGGCGATCTGGCCGTCGCCGCTCAGGCGTTGCGGCGCACCCTGCGCCGGCGCCGCGTACAGCTGACGGCGTTCGATGTCGCCGCAGTTGGCGCTGTAGACGAAGGCGCCTTCGCGGTTGGACGCGGCGCTTTCCACCTCGCATTCGCCGCGGCTCACCGGCACCGGCGCGCCGCCCGCGGGCGAGAGCGCGTGCCAATGCAGCCAGCCGCTTTCCTCGGACGCGAACAGCAGGCGGCCGTCGCGGTGCCAGCGCAGCGGCTCGGTCACCGCGAACTGGGCGTAGCCGCCGGCGTCGGCGCCGGAGCGGAACACGCGACGCGCGTCGCTGCCGTCGGCGTTGGCCACCCAGATCTCGAAGGCGTTGGCCGCGGTGAGGTCGAAGGCCTGGCCCGGCCGGGTGCCGGCGGTGCGCAGGAAAGCGATGCGGCGGCCGTCGGGCGACCACGCCGGCGCGCTGTCGTTGTTGTAGTCCGGCGCGATCCAGGTCACCGCGCGCGCGGCCAGGTCGAGCACGCCGACGAAGGCGTGATCGCCGCGGTTGCTGACGAACAGCAGGCGACCGCCGTCGGGCGAGAACGCCACCGCGCTGTTGGCGCCGCGCGTCTTCAGCAGCGCTTCCCTGCACCACGCCGGCGCGGTCGCGCCGGGGCGCGCGTAGCAGCTCAGCCCCTTGCCTTGCACGATCAGCGCGTCGCCGCCCGGTGCGAACAGCGCCGAGCGGCCGGCGGCCACGCGCTGCGGCGCGGCCGAACCGTCGCTGGGCACCCACCACACCGCCTGCTCGGCACCGTCGGGGTCGCCGGTGGGATTGCTGTTGTTGCCGGCCGCGTCGGGGCCGCCGCCGCGCACGTAGGCCAGCCAGCGGCCGTCGGCGCTCAGGCTCAGGCCGCTGAGCTGCTGGCCGTCGTCCTCGTCATAAGAGGAGAGCTGGCGCGGCGCGAACTCCGGCGCGCGCGCGCTCCACAGATTGCGCACGCCGCGCTCGTTCGCGGCCCAGGCGATCACCGGCGCCTGCGCCGCGGCCACTGGCGCGTCGGGCTGCGGCGCGCCGATCAGGTCGGCGATCTCCATGCCCTGCGCCATCGGCGCGGCCAGCGCACCGATCAAGCCCCATACCCACCGTTGCTTCATGCCGTGCTCCCGATCCTTGTTTGCAGGTTGCGGTGCGGTGCCGC
The sequence above is a segment of the Lysobacter silvisoli genome. Coding sequences within it:
- a CDS encoding S9 family peptidase, whose protein sequence is MKQRWVWGLIGALAAPMAQGMEIADLIGAPQPDAPVAAAQAPVIAWAANERGVRNLWSARAPEFAPRQLSSYDEDDGQQLSGLSLSADGRWLAYVRGGGPDAAGNNSNPTGDPDGAEQAVWWVPSDGSAAPQRVAAGRSALFAPGGDALIVQGKGLSCYARPGATAPAWCREALLKTRGANSAVAFSPDGGRLLFVSNRGDHAFVGVLDLAARAVTWIAPDYNNDSAPAWSPDGRRIAFLRTAGTRPGQAFDLTAANAFEIWVANADGSDARRVFRSGADAGGYAQFAVTEPLRWHRDGRLLFASEESGWLHWHALSPAGGAPVPVSRGECEVESAASNREGAFVYSANCGDIERRQLYAAPAQGAPQRLSGDGQIATDPLPLVGAPWLAFRHADARRPTAIAVMPIAGGEPRRIFPAQLPAAFPTAQLVEPETITLRAADGVVAHATVFHPPAAFKGKRPALIYVHGGPIRQMLPGWHYSSYYYNDYASNQWLASRGFVVLALNFRAGTGYGQAFRRAAQQGPRGASEYQDVLAAQAWLAARSEIDARRIGIYGGSYGGYLTAQALARNSDLFAAGVDRHGVHDWRESAKGGDNSGLWGLKPDELELAGRSSPVTRVEGWRSPVLLVHGDDDRAVKFSQGVDLAERLRARGVPVQSLVLPDEDHFFLRYATWLQVHRSTMDFFQRHLKP